The stretch of DNA acaccTTGAGCGCTTCAGATTTCTTCCTGTTGGCCGCCATGTCTTATGACAGGTATGTGGCTATATGTAAACCTCTGCGATATCCGACCATCATGAGGAAGAGCACAGTGAGGTTTATTCTGGTTCTGGCTTGGCTCGTGCCTGCTTGTGAGATGGCCATCTCGGTGACACTGGTGACCATGTCGAAGCTCTGTCATTTGACTTTAAGAGCAGCGTTTTGTAACAACTCCGTGTACAAACTGTTCTGTGAGAGTTCAGCAGCTTTGGCTGTATTTGATGTGCTTGCGCTGCTGAACATGGCCCTTTTCCCTTTGCTCTTCATCCTGTTTACATATACCAGAATACTGATAGTATCCTATCGAAGTGGTAGAAATGTCAGGACAAAAGCTGCACAGACCTGTTTACCCCACCTGTTAGTTTTATTCTGCTTTTCATCTTTGTGTGCGTATGATATCATTGTAATTCAATTGGGATATAA from Cyclopterus lumpus isolate fCycLum1 chromosome 21, fCycLum1.pri, whole genome shotgun sequence encodes:
- the LOC117750441 gene encoding olfactory receptor 2T27-like encodes the protein MDDAFNVTFITLGGYAEMGKYRFLYFVIMFTVYILTICFNCTILYLISIHKNLHEPMYIFIAALLLNSIVYNSAMYPKLLSDFLSDRPMISYSTCLFQYFVFYTLSASDFFLLAAMSYDRYVAICKPLRYPTIMRKSTVRFILVLAWLVPACEMAISVTLVTMSKLCHLTLRAAFCNNSVYKLFCESSAALAVFDVLALLNMALFPLLFILFTYTRILIVSYRSGRNVRTKAAQTCLPHLLVLFCFSSLCAYDIIVIQLGYNVHAMMTLQAFFYFPLLNPVIYGLKVKEISKHLKKLFFQAKVK